The following proteins are encoded in a genomic region of Alnus glutinosa chromosome 8, dhAlnGlut1.1, whole genome shotgun sequence:
- the LOC133875224 gene encoding uncharacterized protein LOC133875224 — MKAPESHPISVSNHLLSSLLDSIPHAEAFKGKWSLIRAKLTELQAQLTEFAEFPDSSSTNPLSLDLLHSISHTLNDAVSLCDKCQTRDCLEGKLKTQSDIDSVLAKLDRHVKDGDILIRSGVLQDGGFPGTGSSSSKREAVRAESRNLITRLQIGTADSKSSAIDSLLRLLEADDKNVMIAVAQGMVPVLARLLDSSSMEMREKAVVAISRISMVDSSKPVLMAEGLLLLNQLLRVLDSGSGFAKEQACVALRALTFSKENARAIGSRGGVSSLLEICQAGTPGSQAFAAGVLRNLAVFSEIRENFVEENGVFVLLGLASSGTVLAQENAIGCLCNLVSDDESLKLLVVKEGGVECLKNFWDSATTVQSLEVAVDLLRHLALCQPIAEVVVSDGFIARLLGVLNCGVLGVRVAAARAVYELGFSTRTRKEIGECGGVGHLIKMLDGKAVEEKEAAAKALSILMLYAGNRKVFRKDERGVVSAVQLLDPLVQNLDKKYPVSLLASLVHSKTCRKQMVAAGACVFLQKLVEMDVEGSKKLLESLGRGKILGVFSRP; from the coding sequence ATGAAAGCACCAGAAAGCCACCCTATTAGCGTCTCGAACCACCTCCTCTCGTCCCTCCTAGACAGTATCCCACACGCAGAGGCCTTCAAAGGGAAATGGTCTCTGATCAGAGCTAAGCTCACTGAGCTCCAAGCCCAGCTCACCGAGTTCGCCGAGTTCCCCGACTCCTCCTCTACTAACCCTCTCTCCCTCGACCTGCTTCACTCAATTTCCCACACCCTGAACGACGCCGTCTCGCTCTGCGACAAATGTCAGACCCGTGATTGCTTAGAAGGCAAGCTCAAGACCCAGAGCGACATCGACTCCGTCCTGGCCAAGCTCGATCGTCACGTCAAGGACGGCGATATTTTGATCAGGAGCGGGGTTCTCCAAGACGGCGGCTTTCCGGGTACGGGCTCTTCCTCGTCGAAGAGAGAGGCCGTGAGAGCCGAGTCGAGGAATCTGATAACCCGGTTGCAGATTGGGACCGCCGATTCCAAGAGCTCGGCGATAGACTCGTTGCTGAGGCTTCTCGAAGCGGACGATAAGAACGTGATGATCGCTGTGGCGCAGGGAATGGTCCCCGTGCTCGCTCGTCTGCTCGATTCGAGTTCCATGGAGATGAGAGAGAAGGCCGTCGTTGCGATCTCGAGGATTTCAATGGTGGACAGTAGCAAACCGGTGCTGATGGCCGAGGGTTTGTTGCTTTTGAATCAGTTGCTTCGAGTTTTGGATTCGGGAAGTGGGTTCGCGAAGGAACAAGCTTGTGTGGCTCTCCGAGCGCTGACCTTTTCGAAGGAGAACGCGAGGGCGATTGGGTCTCGAGGTGGGGTTTCGTCGCTATTAGAGATTTGTCAGGCCGGCACGCCCGGTTCGCAGGCTTTCGCAGCCGGGGTGCTGAGAAATCTCGCTGTGTTCAGCGAAATCAGAGAGAATTTCGTTGAGGAAAATggggtttttgttcttttggggCTTGCGAGTTCGGGGACTGTATTAGCGCAAGAAAACGCAATTGGGTGTTTGTGCAATTTGGTTTCTGATGATGAAAGCTTGAAGCTTTTGGTTGTCAAGGAAGGTGGGGTTGAGTGCTTGAAGAATTTCTGGGACTCGGCTACTACCGTTCAGAGTCTCGAGGTCGCGGTGGACTTGTTGAGGCACTTAGCCTTGTGCCAACCAATCGCTGAAGTTGTTGTTTCAGATGGGTTTATAGCCAGGCTTTTGGGCGTCTTGAATTGTGGCGTATTGGGGGTGAGAGTTGCGGCGGCTCGTGCTGTTTACGAGCTGGGGTTCAGCACAAGAACCCGAAAGGAGATTGGTGAATGCGGGGGCGTTGGTCATTTGATCAAGATGTTGGATGGTAAGGCCGTGGAAGAGAAAGAAGCGGCTGCCAAGGCTTTGTCCATTTTGATGTTGTATGCGGGGAATAGGAAGGTTTTCCGGAAGGATGAGAGGGGGGTAGTGAGTGCAGTCCAGCTTTTGGATCCTTTGGTTCAGAATTTGGACAAGAAATACCCTGTTTCCTTATTGGCCTCACTTGTGCATTCAAAGACGTGTAGGAAACAAATGGTTGCTGCGGGTGCTTGTGTGTTCTTGCAGAAACTTGTTGAGATGGATGTTGAGGGGTCTAAGAAGCTATTGGAAAGCCTTGGTCGTGGGAAGATTTTGGGCGTGTTCTCCAGACCTTAG